One Lampris incognitus isolate fLamInc1 chromosome 14, fLamInc1.hap2, whole genome shotgun sequence DNA window includes the following coding sequences:
- the LOC130124264 gene encoding leucine-rich repeat-containing protein 30-like, whose translation MGVRPSRSFSNEELSEVSTSRAKRSAGREDHPSLSSAAERIRKHATVHFGYSTLSLAMRGLEEIPSELWELRELEKLNLSMNCLCVLPPTLGALDNLVVLNLWGNNLTSLPPEIGLLKKLRVLFASRNRLSEVPEELGSCSCLEVLSLANNQIRGLPGSLASMGNLTKLNLSHNHIAHIPTCVYSMRSLVFLHLACNRLETIADQIQDLVNLKILIVEGNCIHTLPKTLCFLESLELLNVDFNDLQSLPMEMYLLSRLGKLACHPLDKGLHIVHNPLLKPIQEVLQGGLGALYNYLRPS comes from the coding sequence ATGGGTGTGAGGCCATCGAGGAGTTTCTCCAATGAAGAGCTAAGTGAGGTGAGCACAAGTCGGGCAAAGAGGAGTGCTGGGAGAGAAGACCACCCCAGTTTGTCTTCAGCGGCCGAGAGGATCCGCAAGCATGCCACTGTGCACTTTGGCTACAGCACCCTTAGCCTGGCCATGCGGGGGCTGGAGGAGATCCCTAGTGAGTTGTGGGAGCTCAGGGAGCTGGAGAAGCTAAACTTGTCCATGAACTGCCTGTGCGTGCTGCCACCCACGCTGGGTGCTCTGGACAACCTGGTGGTGCTCAACCTGTGGGGCAACAACCTGACCAGCCTGCCACCTGAAATCGGCCTGCTGAAGAAGCTGCGTGTGCTCTTCGCCTCTCGCAACCGTTTGAGCGAGGTGCCCGAGGAGCTGGGCTCCTGCAGCTGCCTGGAGGTGCTCAGCTTGGCCAACAACCAGATCAGGGGCCTCCCTGGCAGCTTGGCGTCCATGGGCAACCTGACCAAGCTCAACCTGAGCCACAATCACATAGCCCACATTCCCACCTGTGTCTACAGCATGAGGAGTCTGGTCTTTCTGCACTTGGCCTGCAACCGGCTGGAGACCATTGCGGATCAGATCCAGGACCTGGTCAACCTCAAGATCCTCATCGTGGAGGGTAACTGCATCCACACGCTGCCCAAAACCCTGtgcttcttggagtctctggagcTCCTGAACGTTGACTTTAATGACCTGCAGAGTTTGCCGATGGAGATGTACCTGCTGAGCCGGCTAGGGAAGCTAGCCTGCCACCCGCTGGATAAAGGGCTCCATATTGTCCATAATCCCCTGCTTAAGCCCATTCAAGAAGTGCTGCAAGGAGGACTCGGTGCCCTCTATAACTACCTCAGGCCCTCATGA